One genomic region from Branchiostoma lanceolatum isolate klBraLanc5 chromosome 7, klBraLanc5.hap2, whole genome shotgun sequence encodes:
- the LOC136438686 gene encoding collagen triple helix repeat-containing protein 1-like, with the protein MKSSLSLSHPQPQECAFNKVSPTSALRLTWSGALRVLSASACCKRWFFTLNGSECSDPVPIDGVMLTNGAGSISIHRVSTIDGLCFNLPAGPVTVALNVGECAAPAYPNSDAYTGLNSYSRIIVEELNISTGND; encoded by the exons ATGAAGAGCTCGCTGAG CCTCTCCCATCCTCAACCACAGGAGTGCGCGTTCAACAAGGTGTCCCCGACATCCGCTCTCCGTCTGACCTGGAGCGGCGCCCTCAGAGTTCTGTCCGCCTCCGCCTGCTGCAAGCGTTGGTTCTTCACGCTTAACGGATCGGAGTGCAGCGATCCTGTCCCCATCGACGGTGTCATGTTAACTAACGGTGCCGGCAGCATCAGCATCCACCGTGTGTCTACAA TTGACGGCCTGTGTTTCAACCTGCCGGCCGGGCCTGTGACCGTGGCCCTGAATGTCGGCGAGTGCGCGGCGCCGGCATACCCGAACTCAGACGCCTACACGGGGTTGAACTCCTACTCAAGGATTATCGTGGAGGAACTGAACATTTCGACCGGAAATGACTAA